The proteins below are encoded in one region of Scomber japonicus isolate fScoJap1 chromosome 2, fScoJap1.pri, whole genome shotgun sequence:
- the mmaa gene encoding methylmalonic aciduria type A protein, mitochondrial, translating to MPHMYHKMGRFSFSLLRHIASLSSSLTVPSATRTCCLHRGVLTSSHPCHQTTGPSHSSQHRRGVSTALSQEIQDLSGPEQRLLNKLYEGLIGGQRASLAESITLVETQHPRKKELAQVLLQRVLAYRREQESRNGGKPVAFRVGLSGPPGAGKSSFIEVVGKMLTGRGHKLSVLAVDPSSCTTGGSLMGDKTRMTELSRDMDAFIRPSPASGTLGGVTRTTNEAIVLCEGAGYDIVLVETVGVGQSEFAVADMVDMFVLLIPPAGGDELQGIKRGIIEKADLVVVTKSDGDLVVPARRIQTEYTSALKLLRRSSKSWNPKVVRASSHTGEGIPEVWAKMESYRDAKLASGELQGRRKAQQKVWMWSLIQENVLSHFQNHPRVREALPHLEEKVTRGAISPGLASDLLLKAFLSSSS from the exons ATGCCCCATATGTACCACAAGATGGGGCGGTTTAGCTTCTCCCTCCTCCGCCACATCGCCTCCCTTTCCTCTTCACTCACTGTCCCATCAGCCACCAGGACATGCTGCCTCCATCGAGGGGTTTTGACCAGTTCCCACCCCTGTCACCAGACCACGGGCCCTAGTCACAGCTCTCAGCACAGGAGGGGTGTGAGCACAGCCCTCAGCCAGGAAATACAGGACCTGAGCGGGCCTGAGCAGAGGCTGCTGAACAAACTGTATGAGGGGCTGATCGGAGGACAGCGGGCGTCTCTGGCCGAGTCCATCACACTGGTGGAAACCCAGCATCCCAGGAAGAAAGAACTGGCTCAGGTGCTGCTGCAGAGGGTGCTGGCCTACAGGAGGGAGCAGGAGAGTCGTAATGGGGGGAAGCCGGTGGCCTTTAGAGTCG gTCTGTCCGGTCCTCCAGGAGCAGGGAAGTCGTCCTTCATTGAGGTTGTGGGGAAGATGTTGACAGGACGAGGACATAAATTATCAGTGCTGGCTGTTGACCCGTCCTCCTGCACTACAGGAG GGTCTCTGATGGGTGACAAGACTCGTATGACTGAACTCTCCAGGGACATGGATGCTTTCATCAGGCCATCGCCGGCCTCTGGGACACTTGGTGGAGTCACTAGAACAACCAACGAGGCCATTGTTCTCTGTGAAGGGGCGGGATATGACATTGTCCTTGTAGAGACTGTGG GTGTGGGCCAGTCCGAGTTTGCAGTGGCTGACATGGTTGACATGTTTGTGTTGCTGATtccaccagcagggggcgatgaACTGCAG GGTATCAAGAGGGGCATCATCGAGAAGGCCGACTTGGTGGTGGTGACAAAATCGGATGGAGACCTGGTGGTGCCGGCCAGGAGGATCCAGACTGAATACACAAGTGCACTCAAGCTGCTCAGGAGAAGCTCCAAGTCCTGGAACCCaaag GTGGTGCGTGCCTCCTCTCACACAGGTGAGGGCATTCCAGAGGTCTGGGCCAAGATGGAGTCTTACCGGGATGCCAAGTTGGCCAGTGGTGAACTGCAGGGCCGGCGGAAGGCCCAGCAGAAGGTTTGGATGTGGAGTCTGATCCAGGAGAACGTCCTCTCCCATTTCCAGAATCACCCCCGTGTCAGAGAGGCTCTACCACACCTTGAGGAAAAGGTGACAAGAGGAGCCATCTCCCCTGGACTGGCCTCTGATCTGCTTCTCAAAGCCtttctatcatcatcatcatag
- the smad1 gene encoding mothers against decapentaplegic homolog 1 has translation MNVTSLFSFTSPAVKRLLGWKQGDEEEKWAEKAVDALVKKLKKKKGAMEELERALSCPGQPSNCVTIPRSLDGRLQVSHRKGLPHVIYCRVWRWPDLQSHHELKALECCEYPFGSKQKDVCINPYHYKRVDSPVLPPVLVPRNSEFNAKHTMLPRFRNPLQQNEPHMPQNATFPESFPQANTMPFPHSPGNSYPNSPGSGSNVTFPHSPSSSEPSSPFQMPETPPPAYMPPEEQMTQDCPQPMDTNLMAPPLPLESNNRADVQPVAYEEPKHWCSIVYYELNNRVGEAFQASSTSVLVDGFTDPSNNRNRFCLGLLSNVNRNSTIENTRRHIGKGVHLYYVGGEVYAECLSDSSIFVQSRNCNYHHGFHPTTVCKIPSGCSLKIFNNQEFAELLAQSVNHGFEAVYELTKMCTIRMSFVKGWGAEYHRQDVTSTPCWIEIHLHGPLQWLDKVLTQMGSPHNPISSVS, from the exons ATGAACGTCACCTCGCTCTTCTCTTTCACCAGCCCCGCGGTCAAACGGCTGCTGGGCTGGAAGCAGGGAGACGAGGAAGAGAAGTGGGCAGAAAAGGCAGTGGATGCTCTGGTTAAgaaactgaaaaagaagaagggagccatggaggagctggagagggCTCTCAGCTGCCCCGGTCAGCCCAGTAACTGTGTGACAATCCCCCGCTCCCTGGACGGACGGCTGCAGGTGTCCCACAGGAAAGGTCTGCCGCATGTCATTTATTGTCGGGTGTGGCGCTGGCCCGACCTGCAGTCCCACCATGAGCTGAAGGCCCTGGAGTGCTGCGAGTACCCGTTCGGCTCCAAACAGAAGGATGTGTGTATCAACCCCTACCACTACAAACGTGTGGACAGTCCAG TGCTGCCCCCTGTGTTGGTACCAAGGAACAGCGAGTTCAATGCCAAGCATACGATGTTGCCTCGCTTCCGCAATCCTCTACAACAGAACGAGCCACACATGCCCCAGAATGCCACCTTCCCCGAATCCTTTCCTCAGGCCAATACAATGCCTTTCCCTCATTCGCCAGGAAACAGCTACCCAAATTCGCCAGGAAGCGGCAGCAACGTCACCTTCCCTCATTCACCATCCAGCTCCGAGCCCAGCAGTCCATTCCAGATGCCAG AGACTCCCCCTCCTGCCTACATGCCCCCAGAGGAGCAGATGACTCAAGATTGCCCCCAGCCAATGGACACCAACCTCATGGCACCACCCTTGCCCCTAGAGAGTAACAACCGGGCAG ATGTGCAGCCAGTTGCCTATGAGGAACCCAAGCACTGGTGCTCCATTGTTTACTACGAGCTCAACAATCGTGTTGGAGAAGCGTTCCAGGCTTCCTCCACCAGCGTGCTCGTTGATGGCTTCACAGATCCCTCCAATAACCGCAACCGATTCTGCCTCGGCCTGCTCTCAAACGTCAACCGCAACTCCACCATTGAGAACACCCGGCGGCACATCGGCAAAG GTGTCCATTTGTATTACGTTGGTGGTGAGGTGTATGCAGAATGTCTGAGTGACAGCAGTATCTTCGTCCAGAGTCGTAACTGTAACTACCATCACGGCTTCCATCCCACAACTGTGTGTAAGATTCCCAGCGGCTGCAGCCTGAAGATTTTCAACAACCAggagtttgctgaactgcttGCCCAGTCTGTTAACCATGGCTTTGAGGCTGTTTATGAGCTCACCAAGATGTGTACCATCCGTATGAGCTTTGTTAAG GGCTGGGGCGCAGAGTACCACCGCCAGGATGTGACCAGCACACCCTGCTGGATTGAGATTCACCTGCATGGTCCCCTGCAGTGGTTGGATAAGGTGCTAACCCAGATGGGTTCCCCCCACAACCCTATATCCTCTGTGTCCTAG